GAAGGCCGCAACAAAATAGGAGTGCTGGGCATAGATATCGATCGCGAGCACCACGACTCCAGCAAAGAGGACCAGCAGGAAGACGAAGAGAGTCGCACGGATCAACGGACGCGAAATGGCCGAGCGTTCGGTCATGTTCGCAGGTAACGGTGAAGGGATCCGATTCGTCTTCAGGGACCGCTCGGTTTGGGGAACCACCTGTGGTGCCTCAGCCAAGCGTTGACCCTCCTGGGCCAACAATACCGGCTCGCGGTCGGGGTCTCCCAAGCGCACGACCACGACCGTGATGTTGTCACTGCCACCATGATTGTTCGCCATCCGAACCAAGGTATCGACCGCCTCTTGCGGTAGTTTGCTCCCTAAAACTTGAGCGATCTCTGCGTTGGTCACCTCATTGATGAGACCATCCGAACACAGGAGTAGGACGTCACCAAGCTGCAAAGGAACGCGAAAATGATCAGGCTCCACATCCAAGGCCACACCGACGACCCTCGTCAAGACGTGTCTGGCCCGATGCGTGCTTGCCTGTTCGTGCGTGATGGAACCCGCATCGACCAACTCCTGCACGTAGGTGTGGTCATTGGTCAGCTGTGTGAGGCGTCCTTCCCGCAGAAGGTACGCCCGTGAATCGCCCACATTGAAGAGGTCGGCCTGCGCATCTTCGAGATCCATGAGGGCCATCGTCAGGGTCGTACCCATGCCTTCGAGGGCAACGTCGATCGCTGCCCGCTCCAGTATGGAACGATTCGCGGTCTGGATCGCCTCTTCGGGCTCATGCCCAGCCTTCAATGATGCCACCGTCTCACTAACGGCGACTTCGGCGGCAACGTTACCACCGGCGTGGCCTCCCATGCCATCAGCGACGATGAAGACCGAACCATCTGCGTACAGTCGGTCCTGGTTCTGGGCACGAACCCGCCCTGGGTCTGTCGCCGCAGCGTACATCACCTTCACTTGGCCACTACCTTCAACGCCGTCTTGCCAAGTTGAATCACATCACCCTTCGTGACCCGCATCGGTGCTTGGACTGGGTCGCCATTGACAAAGGTACCATTTCTCGATCCAAGGTCCATCACGATCACGTGACGCCGTTCAAGATAGATCTCAGCATGTCGCTGTGAGACGAAAGTATCCTCGGCCAGCACAATCGAGCAACCAGCATCACGACCAATGAGCGCTGGCGTCTCGAAGGTGAAGGTCTTCCCCGTATATGGACCCTCCAACGCCAAGACCTTCCCTGCACTCTTGGCTGGATGTGTACCAACGGCACTGACTCTTGGTGCTGGTTCGTTCAGTGGAACGGTTACGAGATTGGTCGCCACCGTCGTTCGTGCCTGTCGTCTCGTCTCCCGCCAG
This DNA window, taken from Ferrimicrobium sp., encodes the following:
- a CDS encoding Stp1/IreP family PP2C-type Ser/Thr phosphatase; protein product: MYAAATDPGRVRAQNQDRLYADGSVFIVADGMGGHAGGNVAAEVAVSETVASLKAGHEPEEAIQTANRSILERAAIDVALEGMGTTLTMALMDLEDAQADLFNVGDSRAYLLREGRLTQLTNDHTYVQELVDAGSITHEQASTHRARHVLTRVVGVALDVEPDHFRVPLQLGDVLLLCSDGLINEVTNAEIAQVLGSKLPQEAVDTLVRMANNHGGSDNITVVVVRLGDPDREPVLLAQEGQRLAEAPQVVPQTERSLKTNRIPSPLPANMTERSAISRPLIRATLFVFLLVLFAGVVVLAIDIYAQHSYFVAAFGDRVAIYQGRPGGVLWFNPHVVDLTNIRLSQLAEGVRSQIQHRITEGSLTQAKQFVRNATQQFHSTTIAFGGIG
- a CDS encoding FHA domain-containing protein is translated as MPLLLLSALKYALIALIWLFFLFAMRAVWRETRRQARTTVATNLVTVPLNEPAPRVSAVGTHPAKSAGKVLALEGPYTGKTFTFETPALIGRDAGCSIVLAEDTFVSQRHAEIYLERRHVIVMDLGSRNGTFVNGDPVQAPMRVTKGDVIQLGKTALKVVAK